The Gimibacter soli genome includes a region encoding these proteins:
- a CDS encoding serine hydrolase: MGAIWQRRALAGFMLGVAAFTLPASADGLAEVEIDTLVTSALQEFDTPGMSVAIVEDGKVTFLKGYGSRDLEAKKPVTPKTLFRLASTTKAFTAAALAILVDEGKIGWNDKVTDHLPTFRMKDPWVTDAFTVRDLLTHHSGLWNGAGDMLLWPEPSSFTAAEIVASLATFEPLTSFRSSYAYNNVLYIAAGELVAAVSGVPYADFVERRILKPLGIACYWGPVPAKALKDAAVGYDMVDGKLMPHVRNGIDRNPTASVAAGGGVCNAEGMAKWMVAQLDGTHAPFSEKQRDEMWASQALLPLSKRMQEIDGTAFRAYGLGWRLADVNGVKTVSHTGTLGGWQAYVMLVPSKNLGIALFNNGSHEYARQSVMQGLLKSWLAPDEKRDWVAWYAAEEAKEEAEAKAKQWPEPEVLPLTRPLAIYAGSYVDDVMGDVTVTLQDEQLEIAFARMPALKGTLTPIRDGLFRTVWTDPTAAGRIYVAFPSDAGGQVVALTLDNAAGAPNQADDYASRYFRRRSD, encoded by the coding sequence ATGGGGGCAATTTGGCAGCGGCGCGCGCTGGCGGGTTTCATGCTGGGCGTGGCGGCATTCACCCTGCCGGCCAGTGCCGACGGGCTGGCGGAAGTGGAAATCGATACGCTCGTCACGTCCGCACTTCAGGAATTCGATACGCCTGGCATGTCGGTCGCCATCGTGGAAGACGGCAAGGTCACCTTCCTGAAGGGCTATGGCAGCCGTGATCTTGAGGCCAAAAAGCCTGTAACGCCCAAAACGCTGTTCCGGCTGGCTTCCACCACCAAGGCTTTCACGGCGGCGGCGCTCGCCATTCTGGTGGATGAAGGCAAGATCGGCTGGAACGACAAGGTGACCGACCATCTGCCGACCTTCCGCATGAAGGATCCGTGGGTGACGGATGCCTTCACCGTTCGTGACCTGCTCACGCACCATAGCGGGCTCTGGAACGGGGCGGGGGACATGCTGCTGTGGCCAGAGCCATCGAGCTTCACGGCAGCGGAAATCGTGGCGAGCCTCGCGACATTTGAGCCGCTGACCAGCTTCCGCTCATCTTATGCCTACAATAACGTCCTCTATATCGCGGCGGGTGAACTGGTCGCCGCTGTTTCAGGTGTGCCTTATGCCGACTTTGTGGAACGCCGCATCCTGAAGCCGCTCGGCATCGCCTGTTATTGGGGGCCGGTGCCCGCCAAGGCGCTGAAGGATGCAGCCGTCGGCTATGACATGGTTGATGGCAAGCTGATGCCCCATGTGCGGAACGGGATCGACCGTAACCCTACGGCTTCCGTGGCGGCAGGGGGCGGTGTCTGCAACGCCGAAGGCATGGCCAAATGGATGGTCGCGCAGCTTGATGGCACCCATGCGCCCTTCAGCGAAAAGCAGCGGGACGAAATGTGGGCGTCGCAGGCTCTTCTGCCGCTTTCAAAGCGGATGCAGGAAATAGATGGCACGGCGTTTCGTGCCTATGGCCTTGGCTGGCGGCTCGCCGATGTGAACGGTGTGAAGACGGTGTCGCACACCGGCACGCTGGGCGGCTGGCAGGCCTATGTGATGCTGGTGCCCTCGAAGAATCTCGGTATCGCGCTCTTCAACAATGGCTCGCACGAATATGCCCGCCAGTCGGTAATGCAGGGGCTGCTGAAGTCCTGGCTGGCGCCGGATGAAAAGCGCGACTGGGTGGCATGGTATGCCGCCGAGGAAGCGAAGGAAGAGGCGGAGGCAAAGGCCAAGCAATGGCCGGAGCCCGAAGTGTTGCCGCTGACCCGCCCGCTGGCGATCTATGCCGGTAGCTATGTGGACGATGTGATGGGCGATGTGACCGTGACGCTGCAGGACGAGCAGCTTGAAATCGCCTTCGCGCGCATGCCGGCGCTGAAGGGCACGCTGACCCCTATTCGTGACGGGCTTTTCCGCACAGTATGGACAGACCCGACGGCAGCAGGGCGCATCTATGTCGCCTTCCCGTCGGATGCCGGGGGCCAGGTGGTTGCCTTGACGCTCGATAACGCGGCGGGTGCGCCGAACCAGGCAGATGATTACGCCAGCCGCTATTTCAGGCGCCGGTCGGACTGA
- the lysA gene encoding diaminopimelate decarboxylase: MPSKKSRPAIHYRDDILTIEDIPLPALAERVGTPAYIYSRAAMQAAYARYRDAFEGMDALVCYAVKANTNLSVIRTFADMGSGADVVSGGELRRALAAGVPARRIVFSGVAKTREEIDFALNADILQFNVESEPELKAISAAAMAFGRRARIAIRVNPDVDAGTHAKISTGLTENKFGIALNRALGVFREAKTLPGIDIQGVAVHIGSQLTSLAPYGLTFDRIAAFVGQLAAAGIKLSTIDIGGGLGIAYHEDTGPIPTPADLAKLARERLGGLGCRLIVEPGRSLVGAAGLLLTRVIYEKHGGDRRFLILDGAMNDLMRPALYDAYHRIVPVVRTGAPESPADIVGPVCETGDTFARARPMPPLQPGDLVAILDAGAYGAVMASTYNARPLVPEVMVDGGSASIIRERPSHADMMALDSNRAIAFA; encoded by the coding sequence ATGCCGAGCAAGAAATCACGTCCAGCCATCCATTACCGCGACGATATCCTGACGATCGAGGATATCCCGCTTCCGGCCTTGGCCGAAAGGGTCGGCACGCCAGCCTATATTTATTCCAGGGCCGCGATGCAGGCAGCCTATGCCCGTTACCGCGATGCGTTTGAAGGGATGGACGCCCTTGTCTGCTATGCTGTCAAGGCCAACACCAACCTTTCGGTGATCCGCACCTTCGCCGACATGGGATCGGGCGCCGATGTTGTCTCGGGCGGTGAGCTTCGCCGGGCACTCGCGGCGGGCGTCCCCGCGCGCCGCATCGTCTTTTCAGGTGTTGCCAAAACGCGGGAAGAAATCGATTTCGCGCTGAACGCCGATATCCTGCAGTTCAATGTGGAATCAGAACCCGAACTGAAGGCGATATCAGCCGCTGCCATGGCCTTCGGCCGCCGCGCGCGGATTGCCATCAGGGTCAATCCCGATGTGGATGCCGGCACCCACGCCAAAATATCGACCGGACTGACCGAGAACAAGTTCGGCATCGCGCTCAACCGCGCGCTTGGCGTGTTCCGGGAAGCCAAAACCCTGCCCGGCATCGATATCCAGGGCGTGGCGGTGCATATCGGCTCGCAGCTTACCTCGCTTGCCCCTTACGGCCTCACATTCGACCGGATCGCTGCATTCGTCGGCCAGCTGGCGGCTGCGGGCATCAAGCTTTCCACCATCGATATCGGCGGCGGGCTCGGCATTGCCTACCACGAAGATACGGGCCCGATACCCACGCCTGCCGATCTTGCGAAACTTGCCCGCGAGCGGCTGGGCGGTCTTGGTTGCCGCCTGATTGTCGAGCCCGGTCGGTCGCTGGTGGGCGCGGCGGGGCTGTTGCTCACCCGCGTGATATACGAAAAGCATGGCGGCGATCGCCGTTTCCTGATCCTTGACGGCGCGATGAACGATCTGATGCGCCCGGCCCTTTATGATGCCTATCACCGGATCGTGCCAGTGGTGCGCACGGGGGCCCCTGAATCGCCCGCCGATATCGTTGGCCCCGTTTGCGAAACCGGGGATACATTTGCACGGGCACGGCCGATGCCGCCGCTTCAGCCCGGTGATCTTGTCGCCATTCTGGATGCCGGGGCCTACGGCGCCGTCATGGCCTCCACCTATAACGCGCGACCCCTGGTGCCCGAGGTGATGGTGGACGGCGGCAGCGCAAGCATCATCCGCGAGCGGCCAAGCCATGCCGACATGATGGCGCTCGATAGCAACCGGGCAATCGCCTTTGCCTAG
- a CDS encoding MurR/RpiR family transcriptional regulator — MSANERKLADFIQKNASLLRDYSSQQLAEAVGVSQSSVVKFSQKLGFKGYPALKLAVSEDLARAMPQQGETPAKAPQHTPSESSSEHLTPFEELAKVKADVLRWIADLNSEESLMNVVRALERANRIQFVAAGSSALIVKDFALKLMIMGKSVVAESDLFMQRANAATLRGGDVLFAISVSGNNTAITEMVEKARENGVTIISLTHYDVNPLSLLAHHTLFTFMEKTPLTVPHVVARVALQHVIDALYLVMSSRDTQGRELLELSQQVSEHF; from the coding sequence ATGTCGGCGAACGAACGCAAGCTTGCCGATTTCATACAGAAGAACGCCTCGCTCCTGCGGGACTATAGCTCGCAGCAGCTGGCCGAGGCCGTGGGTGTGAGCCAGTCGAGCGTTGTGAAATTCAGCCAGAAGCTCGGTTTCAAGGGTTATCCCGCCCTGAAGCTGGCGGTGAGCGAAGACCTTGCCCGTGCGATGCCGCAACAGGGCGAAACGCCGGCGAAGGCGCCGCAGCATACCCCGTCTGAAAGCAGCAGCGAGCATCTGACCCCGTTCGAGGAACTGGCCAAGGTGAAGGCCGATGTGCTGCGCTGGATTGCTGATCTGAACAGCGAGGAAAGCCTGATGAATGTGGTCCGCGCGCTCGAACGCGCCAACCGCATCCAGTTTGTGGCAGCCGGTAGTTCCGCGCTGATCGTCAAGGACTTCGCGCTGAAGCTGATGATCATGGGCAAGTCCGTGGTCGCGGAATCCGATCTGTTCATGCAGCGCGCCAACGCGGCCACCCTGCGTGGCGGCGATGTGCTGTTTGCGATCTCCGTCTCCGGCAACAACACCGCCATCACCGAGATGGTGGAAAAGGCCCGCGAGAACGGCGTCACCATCATTTCGCTGACGCATTATGATGTGAATCCCCTGAGCCTGCTGGCCCATCACACGCTTTTCACCTTCATGGAGAAAACGCCGCTCACCGTGCCGCATGTGGTGGCGCGGGTGGCGCTGCAGCATGTGATCGATGCGCTCTATCTGGTGATGTCGAGCCGCGATACGCAGGGGCGCGAACTGCTGGAGCTCAGCCAGCAGGTCTCCGAACATTTCTAG
- a CDS encoding SDR family NAD(P)-dependent oxidoreductase, with protein sequence MKLQDRVAIVTGAGGGLGRCHALMLASHGAKVIVNDMNGDSARRVADDIRAGGGEAIGVQASVTDEAEVAAMVTKAMNAWGRVDILVNNAGILRDKSFAKMDMADFRLVVDVHLMGAAICTKAVWDIMREQSHGRVVMTTSSSGLYGNFGQANYGAAKMALVGLMQTLAIEGDRYGIRVNALAPTAATQMTDGVLAADALAKLDPALVSPGLLALVADDAPTRAILCAGAGHFACANVTLTNGVQVGDSPRAAEQVMAAWDAIIDRTGEIVPAYGFTQAERELAAAGFAPQTLTLHG encoded by the coding sequence ATGAAACTGCAAGACCGCGTAGCGATTGTCACCGGCGCCGGCGGCGGGCTCGGGCGCTGCCATGCGCTGATGCTGGCAAGCCACGGCGCCAAGGTGATCGTCAATGACATGAACGGCGACAGCGCAAGGCGCGTGGCCGATGATATCCGCGCTGGCGGCGGCGAGGCCATCGGCGTGCAGGCGTCGGTCACGGATGAAGCCGAGGTTGCCGCGATGGTGACCAAGGCGATGAATGCCTGGGGCCGCGTTGATATCCTTGTCAATAATGCCGGCATCCTGCGCGACAAGAGCTTTGCCAAGATGGACATGGCCGATTTCCGGCTGGTGGTGGATGTGCACCTGATGGGTGCCGCCATCTGCACCAAGGCCGTGTGGGATATCATGCGCGAGCAAAGCCATGGCCGGGTGGTAATGACGACCTCGTCTTCCGGGCTTTATGGCAATTTCGGGCAGGCAAACTATGGGGCGGCAAAGATGGCGCTGGTGGGTCTGATGCAGACGCTGGCGATTGAAGGCGACCGCTACGGCATCCGGGTCAATGCGCTGGCACCAACCGCCGCAACCCAGATGACGGACGGCGTGCTGGCTGCCGACGCGCTCGCCAAGCTCGACCCCGCACTCGTCAGCCCCGGCCTTCTGGCGCTGGTGGCGGATGACGCACCGACGCGCGCCATCCTGTGCGCGGGTGCCGGCCACTTTGCCTGCGCCAACGTGACCCTCACGAACGGCGTTCAGGTGGGCGACAGCCCGCGCGCGGCGGAGCAGGTGATGGCAGCGTGGGATGCAATCATCGACCGGACTGGCGAGATCGTCCCGGCCTATGGCTTCACGCAGGCAGAGCGGGAACTGGCCGCCGCCGGCTTCGCACCGCAGACCCTGACCTTGCACGGATAG
- a CDS encoding SH3 domain-containing protein, translating to MRPRSLIQSIALAASIASAAAASDYEFASDVIGVSEKHLDPAFWIRGEDADAPIMNVDAITAINRQTIADDPTMRDLAALPSHLSRASLTAYIRGISNPPSVPRIHEDGKPVTDADVKRWEASLALGNVKAQNPVRFGLVVKRASLRTYPTLERIFSEGATDRDIDRFQETGVFPGDEVAVLHTSKDGKWYLVANYQYVAWVPVDAVATGSRDAVLAYRKDGDFLVVTGARAHTVFNPEEPRVSELQLDMGVRLPVVPAADRGTELYGQNPYLGYMVELPVREADGSLAFRKALIARNQDVHMGYLPYTNANIVKQAFKFVGERYGWGHDYNGRDCTGFVGAVYASFGILMPRNSGDQGKSVFAQNTRIDKETGREARVAEARKIELGDLIYIPGHVMMVLGFDGAEPFVIHDVTGLAYSKADGAFYRGTLNGVSITPLLPLSLSNERLYIDAVYNIKRVRP from the coding sequence ATGCGACCGCGCAGCCTTATCCAGAGTATCGCCCTTGCCGCCAGCATCGCCAGTGCCGCTGCCGCGAGCGACTATGAATTCGCGAGCGACGTGATCGGCGTCAGTGAAAAGCATCTGGACCCTGCCTTCTGGATCAGGGGCGAGGATGCCGACGCACCGATCATGAACGTGGACGCCATCACGGCGATCAACCGGCAAACCATTGCCGACGACCCGACCATGCGCGATCTGGCCGCCCTGCCGTCACACCTCAGCCGCGCCAGCCTCACCGCCTATATTCGCGGCATCAGCAATCCGCCATCCGTGCCGCGCATCCATGAAGACGGCAAGCCGGTGACGGACGCCGATGTGAAACGCTGGGAAGCGAGCCTCGCGCTTGGCAATGTGAAAGCCCAGAACCCGGTCCGGTTCGGCCTTGTGGTGAAGCGCGCGTCGCTGCGCACCTACCCGACGCTTGAACGCATCTTCAGCGAAGGGGCGACCGACCGCGATATCGACCGCTTTCAGGAAACCGGCGTTTTCCCCGGCGATGAAGTCGCCGTGCTGCACACCAGCAAGGACGGCAAATGGTATCTTGTCGCCAACTACCAATATGTCGCCTGGGTGCCGGTGGACGCTGTTGCCACCGGCAGCCGCGATGCCGTGCTGGCCTATCGCAAGGACGGTGATTTCCTCGTCGTGACCGGGGCCAGGGCCCATACGGTTTTCAATCCGGAAGAGCCCCGCGTTTCCGAACTGCAGCTCGATATGGGCGTACGCCTGCCAGTGGTGCCGGCAGCCGACCGCGGGACCGAGCTATACGGCCAGAATCCCTATCTCGGCTACATGGTTGAACTGCCGGTGCGTGAGGCCGATGGCAGCCTTGCCTTCCGGAAGGCACTGATTGCCCGCAATCAGGATGTTCACATGGGCTACCTGCCCTATACGAACGCCAATATCGTGAAGCAGGCCTTCAAATTCGTGGGCGAGCGTTACGGCTGGGGGCACGATTATAATGGCCGCGACTGCACCGGCTTTGTGGGCGCCGTCTATGCGTCTTTCGGCATCCTGATGCCGCGCAATTCCGGCGATCAGGGCAAAAGCGTGTTTGCCCAAAACACCCGCATCGACAAGGAAACTGGCCGCGAGGCGCGCGTTGCCGAGGCCCGCAAGATTGAGCTTGGCGACCTCATTTATATCCCCGGCCATGTGATGATGGTGCTGGGCTTCGACGGGGCCGAGCCCTTCGTCATCCATGATGTCACCGGCCTTGCCTACAGCAAGGCGGACGGCGCATTCTATCGCGGCACCCTGAACGGCGTATCGATCACGCCCTTGCTGCCGCTCTCCCTATCCAACGAACGGCTCTATATCGATGCTGTTTATAATATCAAACGGGTCCGCCCCTGA
- a CDS encoding serine hydrolase domain-containing protein, whose protein sequence is MAFVRRSGWKAACLGALLPLGLIATPAGAVDPTAEEALVRIFDGSVEGSPAMSGVEVVVLDQGKVVFDTALGMATFADDGVATPLTTDHKVRIASISKLVATVGLMQLVEAGKVNLDRDISDYLGFSLRNPNFPDTPITLRQILSHTSSIRDGDQYWLPRGQHLRDFFTKGTELYDGGAHFAAAAGEAPGTYFTYSNLNFGVVAGVIERVSGERFDRYMAANVLRPLGLSASYNACDVSGPEPEHLASLFRKSRDGGDTFAPDGPWHVQLDGAKVACHYGMTAIPRGERVVIEHEDFVPGDNPTLFSPQGGLRASAHDLAKVARMFLGRGEVDGVRLLKAETVDAMWTPVWTFDRAAGNGNTTGEDDPAPGEVGPMLSYGLSVDLIDPASWNLGPAQALGGHRGDAYGLLGLFLIDRKSDKALIALMTGFADDPAAHKGETPFYRPEEEMLKWWLRHFN, encoded by the coding sequence ATGGCTTTCGTCAGGCGTTCGGGTTGGAAGGCTGCGTGTCTTGGCGCCCTGTTGCCGCTCGGCTTGATCGCGACGCCGGCGGGTGCTGTTGATCCGACGGCAGAAGAGGCGCTTGTCCGTATCTTCGATGGCTCGGTTGAAGGCTCCCCCGCGATGAGCGGGGTCGAGGTTGTGGTGCTGGATCAGGGCAAGGTCGTGTTCGACACAGCCCTTGGTATGGCCACGTTCGCGGATGACGGTGTCGCCACGCCGCTCACCACCGATCACAAGGTGCGTATCGCCTCGATCTCCAAGCTTGTCGCCACGGTCGGGCTGATGCAGCTTGTCGAGGCAGGCAAGGTGAACCTTGACCGTGATATTTCCGATTATCTGGGGTTCAGCCTGCGTAACCCCAATTTCCCCGATACCCCCATCACGCTTCGCCAGATTCTGTCGCATACGTCCTCGATCCGGGACGGCGATCAATATTGGCTGCCCCGCGGTCAGCACCTCCGCGATTTCTTCACGAAAGGCACGGAGCTTTATGATGGCGGCGCGCATTTCGCGGCCGCTGCGGGTGAGGCGCCGGGCACCTATTTCACCTATTCGAACCTGAATTTCGGTGTGGTTGCCGGGGTGATCGAGCGTGTCTCGGGCGAGCGGTTCGACCGTTACATGGCAGCCAATGTGCTGCGCCCGCTGGGCCTTTCCGCCAGCTACAATGCCTGCGACGTGAGCGGGCCGGAGCCTGAACATCTGGCCTCGCTTTTCCGCAAAAGCAGGGACGGCGGCGACACGTTCGCGCCGGACGGGCCGTGGCATGTCCAGCTCGATGGAGCGAAGGTCGCCTGTCACTATGGCATGACGGCGATCCCGCGCGGGGAAAGGGTGGTGATCGAGCATGAGGACTTCGTGCCCGGCGACAATCCGACCCTTTTCTCGCCGCAGGGCGGTCTCAGGGCCTCGGCCCATGATCTGGCCAAAGTCGCCCGCATGTTTTTAGGGCGGGGTGAGGTGGATGGCGTAAGGCTCCTGAAGGCCGAAACCGTCGACGCCATGTGGACGCCCGTCTGGACGTTCGACCGCGCAGCAGGGAACGGCAATACGACGGGCGAGGATGACCCCGCGCCCGGAGAAGTTGGCCCGATGCTTTCCTATGGCCTGTCGGTTGATCTGATTGATCCGGCAAGCTGGAACCTTGGCCCCGCGCAGGCGCTTGGCGGGCACCGGGGCGATGCTTACGGGCTTCTCGGGCTTTTCCTCATTGACCGCAAATCGGACAAGGCGCTGATCGCGCTGATGACCGGATTTGCTGACGATCCGGCCGCCCACAAGGGCGAAACGCCTTTCTATCGGCCCGAGGAAGAGATGCTGAAATGGTGGCTTCGCCACTTCAACTGA
- a CDS encoding TetR/AcrR family transcriptional regulator — MEQILDAAEYLFSKHGFYGVTLKDVAKSVGVHHTLLNYYFDDKKNLFDAVFARRAVVTSQRRMEMLDAYEKEVNGKPTVEGALRAFLDTDLDLYIQGGEGWRNYAALGAQVANTPEWGAETMDRHFDPVVLRLIDLLKKALPDCSDEDIFWGYHFVTGALMLTLARTGRIDKLSGGLCRSEDFVAVKKRMATFMAAGFIEVCKQRKAER, encoded by the coding sequence ATGGAACAGATCCTCGACGCCGCCGAGTATCTGTTTTCAAAGCATGGCTTTTACGGGGTGACGCTCAAGGATGTCGCCAAAAGCGTGGGAGTGCACCACACGCTCCTCAACTATTATTTCGACGACAAGAAGAACCTGTTCGATGCCGTCTTTGCCCGCCGTGCGGTGGTGACAAGCCAGCGCCGGATGGAGATGCTGGACGCCTACGAGAAGGAAGTGAACGGCAAGCCGACCGTTGAAGGCGCACTGAGGGCGTTCCTTGATACCGACCTTGATCTTTACATTCAGGGTGGGGAAGGCTGGCGCAACTATGCAGCCCTTGGCGCACAGGTCGCCAACACGCCCGAATGGGGCGCCGAAACCATGGACCGGCATTTCGATCCGGTGGTGCTGCGCCTGATTGACCTGCTGAAGAAGGCACTGCCCGATTGCTCCGACGAGGATATTTTCTGGGGCTATCATTTCGTGACCGGCGCCCTGATGCTGACGCTTGCCCGCACCGGGCGGATCGACAAGCTGTCGGGCGGCCTTTGCCGGTCGGAAGACTTTGTCGCGGTCAAGAAACGCATGGCGACCTTCATGGCCGCCGGCTTCATCGAAGTTTGCAAACAGCGCAAAGCGGAACGTTGA
- a CDS encoding dipeptide epimerase encodes MKIIGYKLGKLRVPLVTPFKTALRNVDHVEDIVIMIETDTGHVGYGAAPATAVITGDTHGSIIDAIRNYIMPMVTGMEVSQLNQINEIIGEALINNFSAKAAVEIAVYDLFAQAHGVPLYKMLGGGQPRIASDITISVDYIDKMVADSIRAADAGYETLKIKVGKDLGVDIKRVKAIYAAVKDRCLLRLDANQGWTARETVAALHELESSGIELELIEQPVKGADLKGMKYITERVRTPVMADESTFGPREVIELIQMGAADIINIKLMKTGGLSDAIKIADIAKIYDVKCMIGCMLESSISVTAAAHLAVAKSSVITKVDLDGPALCQFNPVTGGATFRGPDIELNETPGLGIEAIENLIPLD; translated from the coding sequence ATGAAAATCATCGGTTACAAACTGGGCAAGCTTCGGGTGCCGCTCGTCACACCGTTCAAGACGGCACTCCGGAACGTCGATCATGTCGAGGATATCGTCATCATGATCGAAACCGATACGGGCCATGTGGGCTACGGCGCCGCCCCTGCCACTGCGGTCATCACGGGCGACACCCACGGATCGATCATCGATGCCATCCGCAACTATATCATGCCCATGGTGACCGGCATGGAAGTGAGCCAGCTGAACCAGATCAACGAGATCATCGGCGAAGCGCTCATCAACAATTTCAGCGCCAAGGCCGCGGTCGAGATCGCCGTCTATGACCTGTTCGCGCAGGCGCACGGCGTGCCGCTTTACAAGATGCTTGGCGGCGGACAGCCCCGCATCGCCAGCGATATCACCATCAGCGTCGACTATATCGACAAGATGGTGGCGGATTCGATCCGCGCGGCTGACGCAGGCTATGAAACGCTGAAGATCAAGGTCGGCAAGGACCTTGGCGTTGATATCAAGCGCGTGAAAGCCATCTATGCCGCCGTGAAGGATCGCTGCCTGCTGCGCCTTGATGCCAACCAGGGCTGGACGGCGCGGGAAACTGTGGCTGCCCTGCATGAACTGGAATCGTCCGGCATCGAGCTCGAGCTGATCGAGCAGCCGGTGAAAGGCGCCGACCTCAAGGGCATGAAATATATCACCGAGCGTGTCCGCACCCCCGTGATGGCGGACGAAAGCACCTTCGGCCCGCGTGAGGTGATCGAACTGATCCAGATGGGGGCCGCCGATATCATCAATATCAAGCTGATGAAAACCGGCGGGCTGTCGGACGCGATCAAGATTGCCGATATCGCCAAGATTTATGATGTGAAATGCATGATCGGCTGCATGCTGGAATCGTCGATCAGCGTCACCGCTGCCGCGCACCTTGCGGTCGCGAAATCGAGCGTCATCACCAAGGTGGATCTTGATGGTCCGGCGCTCTGCCAGTTCAACCCGGTAACCGGCGGAGCCACCTTCCGCGGCCCCGATATCGAGCTGAATGAAACACCGGGCCTCGGGATCGAGGCGATCGAGAACCTGATCCCGCTTGATTGA
- a CDS encoding DODA-type extradiol aromatic ring-opening family dioxygenase encodes MRQPAYYITHGGGPCFWMDFPPPLGPKAYESLRVFLDGLIDSLPARPKAVLVVSAHWEAPVPTVGSGEAPGMLFDYYGFPPHTYELSYPAPGNPALAARVQALLAGAGIASANDAERGFDHAVFVPMLIADPKAQIPVVTLSLQQDLDPEAHLAIGRALSSLRDEGVLILASGSSYHNLRDIFRGGEAASVEFDTWLRETAEAAPEVRTGRLIGWEAAPGARACHPREEHLIPLMVAVGAAEQEPGTTVYHARIGGKPYSCFAFG; translated from the coding sequence ATGCGTCAACCGGCTTACTATATCACTCACGGCGGCGGCCCCTGTTTCTGGATGGATTTCCCGCCGCCCCTTGGCCCCAAGGCGTATGAAAGCCTGCGGGTGTTTCTGGATGGGCTAATCGACAGCTTGCCGGCGCGCCCGAAAGCCGTGCTTGTGGTCTCAGCGCACTGGGAGGCCCCGGTGCCGACGGTGGGCAGCGGTGAGGCGCCGGGGATGCTTTTCGATTATTATGGCTTCCCGCCACATACCTATGAGCTCTCCTATCCCGCCCCCGGCAATCCGGCGCTGGCGGCGCGCGTGCAGGCGCTTCTTGCAGGCGCCGGGATTGCCTCTGCCAATGACGCCGAGCGCGGCTTTGACCATGCGGTTTTCGTGCCGATGCTGATCGCCGACCCCAAGGCGCAAATTCCGGTTGTCACCTTGTCCCTGCAGCAGGATCTGGACCCTGAAGCCCATCTTGCCATCGGCCGGGCGCTCAGTTCCCTCAGGGACGAAGGCGTGCTGATACTGGCGAGCGGCAGCAGCTACCATAATCTGCGCGATATCTTCCGGGGCGGCGAAGCGGCGTCGGTGGAATTCGATACGTGGCTCCGTGAAACGGCGGAGGCGGCACCCGAGGTGCGCACAGGGCGCCTGATCGGCTGGGAAGCAGCCCCCGGTGCGCGTGCCTGCCATCCGCGCGAGGAGCATCTCATCCCCCTGATGGTGGCGGTGGGTGCGGCCGAGCAAGAGCCGGGCACCACCGTCTATCACGCCCGGATCGGTGGCAAACCCTATTCCTGCTTCGCCTTCGGCTAG